tatatatagataaaggacaataaattactaaaagaaataattGTAGCACAAAAGTATGTCaagccattaaaatattacttgaattgacggtgaaggaaaacattgtgaggaaacctgccagaatgttctcaaaggcttgtgtaGTCCACGAATCTACACTCAGTCTGCATGGTGGACTCAGcatgaacccttctcattgtgggaggagaccagtgccctgaagtggggctggtaatgggtttatatgatggtgATTTAAAAAGTCTATCtaatgagtttcttgctggctcttctcagtagaatctgctttctgaactggtggtagagtcacttcaaacacACATACTTGACAAGTACTTTGAAAAGTAcatataaagtaggcctacttgaagtaaatgaattttgaaattagaaTTTTAAGCATGTTTCAGTCGATAGCTACTTACTTCATAAGGGATATGTCCCTCACTTGCTCCAAAGTCAGCAGCTTTCCTGTGCAGTCCCATACATTAAAACTGAAGGAAGGTACTCCGTAGCTCAggttgtaaaatataacatattccgCTCGATACAAGAACACTTTGCCTGTCTGGTCCCGATGACTGATAAACTCCTCTCTTTTTAAATGCGTGCTCAATATTTCATTGTCATTCTGATATATAGTCCAGCTGTCCATGTACTTGTCTGATAACTCAATAAAGTCCCTTGCTGCGTAAACGAACGTTTCGGGACTTATGCCGGTAGCCTGTGAACTTGATGGGCGCATGATGATTGCTTGATTgagctgtctgtctgtctgtttagtCTTCACAGAAATCCGTGGGCTCGGAACCACCAAGTCAGCACGTAATCCAGTAGATATAATTCTTATTCAGACATAAACAACCCACAATTCAGACTTTACTGCGACACGAAATCAAAGGTCAAAAAGGTAAATAATCAATATTACAAAGATTGTTAGGtgtaattaaaaatcaataacaCAATCAACCGGAGAGTTCACCTTCACTAAAGTGAATATAACTACTACGTTGTAGAGATGGCAACACTGCGCTGCGCAATTTAACGCGCCGCGCCGGTTAGTTCCAGTATCTGAATTCTGAGGCAACGACACTGCAGCAGCGGTGTGGTGGCGCGGTAATGCCTAGGAGTAATGGCGCACGGCGCACTTTAGTTGCATCTGATCAAAGGTTCAgaaaaaaagcaaaagcaaTGAAATGCATTATTTTGTACTCTTCTTTCTTATGGGCTGGATAGGCTGCCAGAAAGAAACATtagtacaatgttttttatcGTAATTTTGTTACAAGGATCGATGGCGCTGTCGATTACGTTTGTCAAATAATATCCGTAAAGTATTATGCAGTAGTTTAATTTTGCTGGTTTTTTTCTGTACGAATTGATCTCGGAACATCTAGAGCGAATCTTAAGAACATTGTTCTTATTAATGTTGTGTGGAAACATATCCACTATAAGGGCTGGGTTTAAAAGCGCAGAATCCTTGAATaatgaactaaaaaaatatactttaaaaaaacttaactttattttGCAGTTTATGACGGTAAGTAAGATGCTGTGTTCGATTTCGACTGAATTTAAGAGTGATTCAGCtaggtttattaattattgcatTTCTTCGATTTGCTCTTCATCACTTCATCCTTAGGAaaccatttattattaaactctttatttgtataccacaacatttaaaatataacaaaaacagaaacatc
The genomic region above belongs to Pararge aegeria chromosome 11, ilParAegt1.1, whole genome shotgun sequence and contains:
- the LOC120627736 gene encoding ubiquitin-like-conjugating enzyme ATG10 gives rise to the protein MRPSSSQATGISPETFVYAARDFIELSDKYMDSWTIYQNDNEILSTHLKREEFISHRDQTGKVFLYRAEYVIFYNLSYGVPSFSFNVWDCTGKLLTLEQVRDISLMKTRKEDFFSVVTQQEHPVLYKPYFIIHPCHTAELLSMFRKTSKNLIITFLSLITPLIQLNLPLEYGLL